In the Thermodesulfovibrio yellowstonii DSM 11347 genome, one interval contains:
- a CDS encoding acetylornithine transaminase: MEEKEIIKLSEKLFIPTYSRYPLVLRKGRGVKVWDINGKEYLDFLAGIAVNVLGHCPRKVVMAVQKQVQRLIHVSNLYYTEPQLALAQILIKNSFADRVFFCNSGTEANEGALKLARIYMKNKYGKERYEFISAYNSFHGRTFGSLSVTGQEKYHHGFEPLLKGIKFVPFNDPDAIANAITEKTCAVILEPIQAEGGINVPDKNYLPKVREICDKKGILLILDEVQTGIGRTGKLFAYEHFGIEPDIMTLAKGLGGGIPIGAILTKEEIASAFTSKTHASTFGGNPVACASAVATLETVLEDGYLLDYCQRMSKYFMKKLNSIKDKYPEKIKEIRGMGLLIGVELTFSATEIVKKCMEKGLLIGTAGDGSVIRFTPPLIIEKENIDEAISIVDKALKEVSV; encoded by the coding sequence ATGGAAGAAAAGGAAATAATAAAACTTTCAGAAAAACTCTTTATTCCTACTTACTCAAGATACCCATTGGTGTTGAGAAAAGGACGTGGCGTAAAGGTATGGGATATAAATGGCAAGGAATATCTTGATTTTCTTGCAGGAATTGCAGTTAATGTTCTTGGACACTGCCCAAGAAAAGTAGTAATGGCAGTCCAGAAACAGGTGCAAAGACTCATTCACGTATCAAACCTTTACTATACTGAGCCCCAACTTGCTCTTGCACAAATATTGATAAAAAATTCCTTTGCAGATAGAGTATTTTTCTGCAATTCAGGGACAGAAGCAAACGAAGGCGCACTAAAACTTGCAAGAATATATATGAAAAACAAATATGGTAAAGAGCGATATGAGTTTATTTCTGCCTATAATTCCTTTCATGGCAGAACATTCGGAAGCCTTAGTGTAACTGGGCAGGAAAAGTATCATCACGGCTTTGAGCCTCTTTTAAAGGGAATAAAATTTGTTCCATTTAATGATCCTGATGCTATTGCTAATGCTATAACTGAAAAAACCTGTGCAGTTATTCTTGAACCTATTCAAGCAGAGGGAGGCATAAATGTTCCTGATAAAAACTATCTACCCAAGGTAAGAGAAATCTGCGACAAAAAGGGTATTCTTCTAATTCTTGACGAAGTTCAAACAGGCATAGGCAGAACAGGAAAACTTTTTGCTTATGAACATTTTGGGATTGAACCGGACATTATGACTCTTGCAAAAGGACTTGGTGGTGGAATTCCAATCGGAGCCATACTTACAAAGGAAGAAATTGCCAGCGCATTTACTTCAAAAACCCATGCCTCAACCTTTGGTGGAAATCCTGTTGCCTGTGCATCTGCTGTAGCAACACTTGAAACAGTGCTTGAAGATGGCTATTTACTTGACTATTGTCAGAGAATGTCCAAATATTTTATGAAGAAACTAAATTCAATAAAAGATAAATATCCTGAAAAAATAAAAGAAATAAGAGGAATGGGACTTCTCATAGGAGTAGAACTAACATTTAGTGCTACAGAAATAGTTAAAAAATGTATGGAAAAGGGACTACTTATCGGCACAGCAGGAGATGGTTCTGTGATTAGATTCACACCTCCTTTAATTATTGAAAAAGAAAACATAGATGAGGCAATATCAATAGTTGATAAAGCTCTGAAGGAGGTATCAGTTTGA